The Bacillota bacterium genome segment GGCCGGTGGAGGCGGGCGAGAACGTGGCCGCCCGGGCCAGCGACGTCCGCCCCGGCCAGCTCCTCCTCCCCGCCGGCCACCGCCTGCGACCGCAGGACTGCGGCCTTCTGGCCGCGCTGGGGCGCCTGCGCGTGCCGGTAGCCCGGAGGCCGCGCGCCGCCGTCCTGGCCACGGGCAACGAGGTGGTGCCGGCCGACCGCCGGCCCGGCCCGGGACAGATCCGGGATGCCAACTCCTGGTCGCTCCTGGCCGCGCTCCACGCCGCCGGGCTGCGGGGCGAGTACCTGGGCGTGTCCGGCGACGACCAGGAGGCCATCCGCCAGCTGCTGGAGAGCGCCCTGGCCCGCTTCGACGTCGTGCTGGTCTCCGGCGGCTCCTCGGTGGGCGCACGCGACCTGACCCAGCATGCCATCGAGTCGCTGGCGCGCGTGGTCGTCCACGGCGTCGCCATCAAGCCCGGCAAGCCGGCGCTGCTGGCGGTGGCAGGCGGCCGCGCGCTGATCGGCCTGCCCGGCCACCCGGTCTCGGCGCTCACCATCTACCGGCTCCTGGTCCGCCCCCTCCTCCGGCACCTGGAGGGCGCCCGCCCCGCCTGGCCGCGGCCCGGCCTGCACGCGCGGCTTGCGGCACCGGTGCGCGCCCCGGCCGAGCGCGACGCCATGGTCTCGGTCCGCCTGCGCCCCGCCTCGCCGGAGGGCGCGGGCCTGGAGGCCGAGCCGCTCCGGACCAGCTCCGCGCACCTCTCCTCGCTGGTGCTGGCCGACGGGATGATCCGTCTGGCCCGCGGTGCGAGGCTGGAGGCGGGAGAGGAAGTGGAGGTGCTCCCCTTTGACGGCTGAGGCGCCCGGCGGCGATCCCTCCTCGCCGTTCGCGGGCTTCAGCCACCTGGACGCCGCCGGCAGGGCGCGCATGGTGGACGTGGGTGCCAAGCCGGAGAGCGAGCGCGTGGCTGTGGCGCGCGGGGCGGTGCGCATGCGGCCGGAGACGCTGGAACGCATCGCCCGCGGCGACCTGCCCAAGGGCGACGTCTTCGCCGTCGCGCGCGTGGCCGGAATCCTGGCCGCCAAGCGGGTGGACGAGCTGATCCCCCTCTGCCACCCGGTGCC includes the following:
- a CDS encoding molybdopterin molybdotransferase MoeA, with the translated sequence MDGYAVRAADVAGATEERPARLRLAGEVRVGEPASLALGPGEAATVPTGGALPEGADAVVPVEWTRTAAGAVDVLRPVEAGENVAARASDVRPGQLLLPAGHRLRPQDCGLLAALGRLRVPVARRPRAAVLATGNEVVPADRRPGPGQIRDANSWSLLAALHAAGLRGEYLGVSGDDQEAIRQLLESALARFDVVLVSGGSSVGARDLTQHAIESLARVVVHGVAIKPGKPALLAVAGGRALIGLPGHPVSALTIYRLLVRPLLRHLEGARPAWPRPGLHARLAAPVRAPAERDAMVSVRLRPASPEGAGLEAEPLRTSSAHLSSLVLADGMIRLARGARLEAGEEVEVLPFDG